The Kluyveromyces lactis strain NRRL Y-1140 chromosome B complete sequence genome contains a region encoding:
- the RAD33 gene encoding Rad33p (similar to uniprot|Q04231 Saccharomyces cerevisiae YML011C) — protein sequence MRKKNDVSYDTITRWNEARMPTEIEDEVLSIYLSFTEEGEFKWADISSFYTELQISKSWYGLLEFKDLCLDGIDVIDFEKLLDVTYRLLIFMDNESIIDKQWELLLKYTGRLQQFPKVALRKHVISVKDVQKAAVQVDMDQHIILSMVSWATNGERVFVTYLDFAKLLGKMGLLRY from the coding sequence ATGCGGAAAAAGAATGATGTCAGTTATGACACAATTACCAGATGGAATGAGGCCAGAATGCCCACCGagattgaagatgaagtcCTATCGATATATTTAAGCTTCACCGAAGAAGGTGAATTCAAGTGGGCTGATATTTCTAGTTTTTATACGGAATTACAAATCAGTAAATCATGGTACGGATTATTAGAATTCAAGGACTTATGCTTGGATGGAATTGACGTCATAGATTTCGAAAAACTCTTGGATGTCACTTATCGACTCTTGATCTTCATGGACAACGAGAGTATAATAGATAAACAATGGGAACTACTATTAAAATATACCGGTAGATTGCAACAGTTCCCTAAGGTTGCACTAAGGAAGCACGTGATAAGTGTTAAAGATGTCCAGAAGGCTGCTGTTCAAGTGGATATGGATCAACATATTATCCTGTCAATGGTAAGTTGGGCTACGAACGGCGAGAGGGTATTTGTCACTTACCTAGACTTTGCCAAATTACTTGGTAAAATGGGTTTATTAAGATACTAG
- the ERV25 gene encoding Erv25p (similar to uniprot|P54837 Saccharomyces cerevisiae YML012W ERV25 Protein that forms a heterotrimeric complex with Erp1 Erp2p and Emp24 member of the p24 family involved in endoplasmic reticulum to Golgi transport) → MKSFAACVLLLCALFFEQVFAVRFDIPASTKPEQVCIRDFVSEGQLVLIDIETDGSVGDGQQLNLYVRDSNGNEYRRNRDIAGEVRVVFTAPQSTSFDVCFENVAQVNGRSLSRSIELDIESGSEARDWNKIQASEKLKPVEVELRRIEELTDEIVDEFNYLKGREERLRDTNESTNRRVRNFSIAVIVVLVALGAWQVNYMKNFFRAKHII, encoded by the coding sequence atgaagagCTTTGCTGCTTGCGTGCTTCTACTATGTgctttgttctttgaacaAGTATTTGCTGTACGTTTCGACATTCCAGCCTCTACGAAACCGGAACAAGTCTGTATTCGTGATTTTGTCAGTGAGGGTCAATTAGTGCTCATTGATATTGAGACTGATGGTTCTGTTGGTGATGGTCAACAGTTGAATCTATACGTTCGTGACAGTAACGGTAACGAATACCGTAGGAATAGAGACATTGCTGGAGAAGTACGTGTTGTATTTACTGCTCCACAATCCACCTCATTTGATGTTTGTTTCGAGAATGTGGCGCAAGTTAACGGTAGATCTTTGAGCCGTTCCattgaattggatattGAATCCGGATCCGAGGCTCGTGATTGGAACAAGATTCAAGCcagtgaaaaattgaaaccGGTGGAAGTTGAACTACGTAggattgaagaattgactgacgaaattgttgatgaattcaacTACTTGAAGGGGAGAGAAGAAAGACTAAGAGACACCAACGAGTCCACCAACAGAAGAGTTAGAAACTTTTCTATCGCTGTCATCGTTGTTTTGGTCGCTTTGGGTGCATGGCAAGTAAACTACATGAAGAACTTCTTTAGAGCTAAGCACATTATTTAG
- the CYM1 gene encoding pitrilysin family metalloprotease (similar to uniprot|P32898 YDR430C Saccharomyces cerevisiae CYM1 Cytosolic metalloprotease) has product MFQIRNYATKYAQSRALRKYPVGGVFHGYEVKRLLPVPELKLTAVDLLHNQTGSQHLHIDRDDNNNVFSIGFKTNPPDSTGVPHILEHTTLCGSHKYPVRDPFFKMLNRSLANFMNAMTGHDYTFYPFATTNETDFANLRDVYLDATLNPLLNQQDFLQEGWRLEHTKVDDPNSDIGFKGVVYNEMKGQVSNANYYFWIKFQESYYPSLNNSGGDPTKMTDLQYEDLISFHRNNYHPSNAKTFTYGNFDLNNTLQRLNKEYQGYGRRGSKKRELLPIQMKEDVSVETEGQVDPMLPPDKQIKTSVTWICGKPEDTYQTFLLKILGNLLLDGHSSPFYQKLIESGLAYDFSVNTGVESQTAANFITIGVQGCDEVDSIYEVINKVWEEVLQNPFEESRIQAIIQQLELSKKDQRADFGLQLLYSVLPGWVNKTDPFDSLLFDETLERFQEDWATKGDNLFKDLIKEFVISKPVFKFTMKGSETFSQKLDAEEQERLERKLKLLDEEDKKVIFERGKQLQELQDLKEDLSCLPSLQISAIPRVSKTYPLLEKDNVLNRITDTNGITYVRGKRLLNHHIPRELYPFLPLYADSLTNLGTSTEEFSTIEEQIKLHTGGVSTRVSVNPDAQTGKPMLLFQVDGWALNSKTDHIFKFWKKLLCETDFHKHKEKLKVLIRSLASSNTASVAETGHAFARNFGAAHLSVTKAINESLNGIEQLQLINKLSQCLDDEALFEKEVVSKLVELQSYINGSSDMKFMITSDSQVQIDAVHQQITGFLSSLPKDSKPCDFYSENYSMLENPGKPTLLQFPFQVHYTAKCYPGVSYTHPDGAKLQILSNMLTHKYLHREIREKGGAYGGGATYSALDGTFSFYSYRDPHALNSLSTFDSVPEFILNKSSWGEPDLNEAKLSVFQQVDSPMSAKNEGTILFHYDVTDEMKQRRREQLLDVNLNDIHQVAEEYLKQDKSIASIVGPEIPNFDALVQTV; this is encoded by the coding sequence ATGTTTCAAATTCGTAACTATGCCACAAAATATGCACAGTCTCGGGCGCTGAGGAAGTACCCAGTAGGTGGCGTTTTTCACGGATATGAAGTGAAACGATTACTTCCTGTCCCTGAACTAAAGCTAACAGCCGTGGATTTATTGCATAACCAAACCGGTTCACAACATTTACATATTGATAGAGATGATAACAACAACGTGTTCAGTATCGGATTCAAAACCAATCCCCCGGATTCAACTGGTGTGCCACATATTTTGGAACACACAACTCTTTGCGGTTCTCATAAGTATCCTGTTCGCGATCCGTTCTTCAAGATGTTAAACAGATCGTTGGCAAACTTCATGAACGCTATGACTGGTCATGACTATACTTTTTACCCGTTTGCTACCACTAATGAGACGGATTTTGCTAATCTAAGAGACGTTTACCTTGATGCAACTCTAAATCCATTGTTGAATCAGCAAGATTTCCTACAAGAAGGTTGGAGGCTTGAACACACTAAGGTTGATGATCCAAACAGCGATATAGGTTTCAAAGGTGTTGTATACAATGAAATGAAGGGTCAAGTATCCAATGCTAACTATTATTTCTGGATTAAGTTTCAAGAAAGCTATTATCCATCCTTGAATAACTCTGGTGGTGACCCAACTAAAATGACTGATCTTCAATATGAAGATTTAATCAGTTTCCACAGAAATAATTACCATCCTTCTAATGCTAAGACGTTTACATACGGGAACTTCGATTTGAACAATACCTTACAGAGGTTGAATAAAGAATATCAAGGTTATGGTAGAAGGGGTTCTAAGAAGAGGGAACTATTACCAATccaaatgaaagaagatgtTTCTGTAGAAACCGAAGGACAGGTTGATCCTATGTTACCACCGGATAAACAGATCAAGACCTCTGTGACTTGGATTTGTGGTAAACCTGAAGACACGTACCAAACATTTCTATTGAAGATCTTGGGTAATTTATTATTAGACGGACATTCCTCTCCTTTCTATCAAAAACTAATTGAAAGTGGGCTGGCGTACGACTTTTCAGTTAACACTGGTGTAGAGTCGCAGACTGCTGCAAACTTTATCACTATTGGTGTTCAAGGATGTGATGAAGTGGATTCGATATATGAAGTTATTAACAAAGTATGGGAAGAAGTATTACAGAATCCGTTTGAGGAGTCTAGGATCCAAGCAATCATTCAACAATTAGAGTTATCTAAGAAAGACCAAAGGGCAGATTTCGGTTTACAATTACTGTACTCGGTTTTACCAGGATGGGTTAACAAGACTGATccatttgattctttattgTTCGATGAGACACTAGAAAGATTCCAAGAAGATTGGGCCACTAAGGGTGAtaatttattcaaagacttaatcaaagaattcgTGATTTCAAAACCTGTATTCAAATTCACCATGAAGGGCTCAGAAACGTTCTCTCAGAAACTTGATGCTGAGGAACAAGAACGTTTGGAGAGAAAGTTAAAGCTCCTTGACGAAGAAGACAAAAAGGTCATTTTCGAACGTGGTAAACAATTGCAAGAACTACAGGACCTCAAAGAGGATTTGAGTTGCCTTCCTTCATTGCAAATTAGTGCAATTCCAAGAGTTTCAAAGACATACCCATTGTTAGAGAAGGATAATGTTTTAAATCGTATTACCGATACCAATGGTATTACATACGTCAGAGGTAAGCGTTTACTAAACCACCATATTCCAAGAGAACTTTATCCTTTCCTACCATTATACGCAGACTCATTGACGAACCTTGGTACTTCAACTGAAGAGTTTTCCaccattgaagaacaaatcaaATTGCACACTGGCGGTGTCTCAACTCGCGTATCTGTAAATCCAGATGCACAGACTGGTAAGCCTATGCTGCTATTCCAAGTTGATGGATGGGCTTTGAACAGCAAAACCGATCACATCTTcaagttttggaagaaactTTTATGTGAAACTGATTTCCATAAGCACAAAGAAAAGCTAAAGGTCTTAATAAGATCATTAGCATCTTCAAACACAGCGTCTGTGGCTGAGACTGGTCATGCTTTTGCCCGGAACTTCGGTGCTGCTCATTTAAGTGTAACTAAAGCCATCAACGAAAGTTTAAACGGTATCGAACAGTTACAGTTAATCAATAAGTTATCTCAATGtttggatgatgaagcactatttgagaaagaagtgGTTTCAAAATTGGTTGAGCTTCAATCATATATAAATGGCAGTTCAGACATGAAATTCATGATCACCAGTGATTCTCAAGTTCAAATCGATGCAGTTCACCAACAAATCACGGGCTTTTTGAGCTCCTTACCCAAGGATTCAAAACCATGTGACTTCTACTCTGAGAATTACTCAATGTTGGAAAACCCAGGTAAACCAACCCTACTCCAGTTCCCATTTCAGGTTCATTACACCGCCAAGTGTTACCCAGGCGTTTCCTATACCCATCCTGATGGCGCTAAGCTACAAATCCTTTCTAACATGTTGACACACAAATATTTGCACCGTGAAATTCGTGAAAAAGGTGGCGCATATGGTGGTGGTGCTACTTACAGCGCTTTGGATGGTACTTTCAGTTTCTATTCTTACAGGGATCCTCACGCTTTAAATTCTTTGTCCACATTCGATAGCGTTCCAGAATTCATATTGAACAAGTCTTCGTGGGGTGAACCAGACTTGAATGAAGCGAAATTGAGTGTCTTCCAACAAGTAGACTCCCCAATGAGCGCCAAAAACGAAGGTACCATTTTATTCCATTACGACGTAACAGACGAAATGAAACAACGTCGTAGAGAGCAACTTTTAGACGTCAACTTGAATGATATACATCAAGTGGCAGAGGAATACCTCAAGCAAGATAAATCCATTGCCTCCATAGTTGGTCCGGAAATCCCAAATTTTGATGCCTTAGTTCAAACCGTGTAA
- the NPL3 gene encoding mRNA-binding protein NPL3 (weakly similar to uniprot|Q01560 YDR432W Saccharomyces cerevisiae NPL3 RNA-binding protein that carries poly(A) mRNA from the nucleus into the cytoplasm): MSDVPPPPAVEEETYEKPYEKPYEKPYETAPPPQSYENFNNRVDDDEELSDTRLFVKPFPPDVTDAEMKEIFEPFGALKEIKILNGFAFVEFEEAESASQAIQNVAGKMFADYPLEVVFSKKLKPRFRVIIRNLPEGCAWQELKDLARDNQLETTFSSVNTRDFDGTGALEFPTEEILQEAIEKLNNIEFRGSVLAVEKDENPPPIRSSRGRGGFRGRGGFGRGGFGGRGGFGGRGGFGGRGGFGGPRGGFGGRGGFGGRGGFGGPRGGFGGRGGFGGPRGGFRGGRGGYGGPRGGYGDFGGRGGGYGGRGGYGNRDYAPREDYQRGSGEGYQARERSPVRD; this comes from the coding sequence ATGTCTGACGTTCCTCCTCCTCCAGCtgtcgaagaagaaacctATGAAAAGCCATATGAAAAGCCATATGAAAAGCCATATGAAACTGCTCCACCACCTCAAAGTTatgaaaatttcaataatagagttgatgacgatgaagagCTTTCTGATACCAGACTATTTGTGAAGCCTTTCCCTCCAGATGTCACTGATGCTGAAATGAAGGAAATTTTCGAACCTTTCGgtgctttgaaggaaataaAGATTTTAAATGGGTTCGCTTTTGTTgagtttgaagaagctgagTCTGCTTCCCAAGCTATTCAAAACGTTGCCGGTAAAATGTTTGCCGACTACCCATTGGAAGTTGTATTTTCCAAGAAGTTAAAGCCAAGATTCAGAGTCATTATCAGAAACTTGCCAGAAGGCTGTGCTTGgcaagaattgaaggattTGGCCAGAGATAACCAGTTAGAAACTACTTTCTCCAGTGTCAACACCAGAGACTTTGACGGTACTGGTGCTCTTGAATTCCCAACCGAAGAGATCCTGCAGGAAGccattgaaaagttgaacaaCATCGAATTCCGTGGTTCAGTTTTGGctgttgaaaaagatgaaaacCCACCACCAATCAGATCCTCTCGTGGTCGTGGTGGTTTTAGAGGCCGTGGCGGTTTCGGTCGCGGTGGCTTTGGTGGCCGTGGTGGTTTCGGCGGTCGCGGTGGTTTCGGCGGCCGTGGAGGCTTCGGTGGTCCAAGAGGTGGCTTTGGTGGCCGTGGCGGTTTCGGCGGTCGCGGTGGCTTTGGCGGTCCAAGAGGTGGCTTTGGCGGTCGCGGTGGCTTCGGTGGTCCAAGAGGCGGTTTCCGTGGTGGCCGTGGTGGCTACGGTGGTCCAAGAGGCGGTTACGGTGACTTTGGTGGTCGTGGCGGTGGTTACGGTGGCCGTGGCGGTTACGGTAACAGAGACTACGCACCAAGAGAAGACTACCAAAGAGGCAGCGGAGAAGGCTACCAAGCGCGTGAAAGATCTCCAGTTAGAGATTAG